In the genome of Paenibacillus pabuli, one region contains:
- a CDS encoding molybdenum cofactor biosynthesis protein: MRLTIQLFAGIAERLGTSLLEYDYSGSNPTPAQLKEQLGLAYPEAAAQIRVSFLAVNQQYASADIIINAEDELALIPPVSGGDGTDLTGDGYRPSHPEHRTEDGLYLITQSPLSVEATTELVITANHGAALTFVGTTREMTGQQRTVHLEYEAYVPMALSQMAAIGSEINERWPGVKCAISHRIGKVDVAEISVVIAVSSPHRSDCYDASRYAIERLKQNVPIWKKEIWEDGSEWKGHQLGPWNPTDN, translated from the coding sequence ATGAGATTAACAATTCAACTATTTGCAGGCATTGCTGAACGACTGGGCACATCCCTGCTTGAATATGATTATTCCGGATCGAATCCGACTCCTGCGCAATTGAAAGAACAGCTGGGCCTTGCTTACCCAGAAGCGGCTGCTCAAATCCGTGTTTCTTTCCTGGCAGTTAACCAACAGTATGCTTCTGCCGATATTATAATCAATGCCGAAGATGAACTCGCCTTAATTCCCCCTGTGTCGGGAGGAGATGGTACCGACTTAACTGGTGATGGATATCGTCCTTCCCATCCTGAACATCGTACGGAAGACGGACTTTATTTGATTACCCAGTCCCCGCTGTCTGTGGAAGCTACAACAGAGCTAGTCATTACAGCAAACCATGGAGCAGCCCTTACCTTTGTTGGCACCACTCGTGAGATGACCGGACAACAACGAACGGTTCATCTTGAATATGAGGCTTATGTACCTATGGCACTTTCTCAGATGGCAGCTATCGGCAGTGAAATCAATGAACGCTGGCCAGGTGTAAAATGTGCGATTAGCCACCGGATTGGAAAGGTAGACGTAGCAGAGATCAGCGTTGTGATTGCCGTTTCCTCCCCGCATCGCAGTGACTGTTACGATGCAAGCCGTTATGCAATTGAAAGACTCAAACAGAATGTCCCCATCTGGAAAAAAGAAATATGGGAAGATGGTTCCGAATGGAAAGGTCATCAATTAGGACCCTGGAACCCCACAGACAATTAA
- a CDS encoding bifunctional metallophosphatase/5'-nucleotidase gives MSTKKTQTLTILHTNDIHSHFGSMSSIAAMIRHEREQGGEFLVVDIGDHMDRMAVETEGTLGSANVDVINLTGYDAITIGNNEGLTLTPEQLTQSYSGLLCPVVCGNVVDQATGLPPVWMKSSLILEKGPIRIGLLGATAPFTAFYELLGWDVLDPVETLREQVEALRPQVDVVVILSHLGISTDRRLAEQIQGIDVILGGHTHHVLEEPLVIGQTVLGAAGKFGQWLGKVVLERENEGNELTLVSSGCVPVQSMLLEESVSLAIDTHRMEAERALGQTAVITDRTLIIDYDHESPFASLLAQAVRQFTGAQLSLVNAGQLLGDLPQGNITKGMLHSLCPSPINACTICLNGSQIREALEQSLLPEFSRKPIIGFGFRGEILGTLCMDGMDVEYDPHSPPYEKIRAIYIEGEPMRDEQEYVVGTLDMFTFNVGYPSLALGRDTLYRLPEFIRDLLETELKRPGALDDSLRSRWHEI, from the coding sequence ATGAGCACCAAGAAGACGCAAACATTAACGATTCTACACACCAATGACATCCATAGTCATTTTGGCTCCATGAGTTCCATCGCCGCCATGATCAGACACGAAAGGGAACAGGGTGGAGAATTTCTGGTAGTGGATATCGGTGACCACATGGATCGGATGGCAGTTGAGACGGAGGGCACACTGGGATCTGCCAACGTGGACGTCATTAATCTGACCGGTTATGATGCGATAACGATTGGGAACAATGAAGGATTAACATTAACACCCGAACAACTGACCCAGTCATACTCTGGACTTCTGTGTCCTGTTGTATGTGGAAATGTTGTGGATCAGGCAACTGGGCTGCCGCCCGTCTGGATGAAATCCTCTCTCATCCTGGAGAAGGGGCCAATTCGCATTGGTTTGCTTGGTGCTACAGCACCATTTACCGCTTTTTATGAATTGTTAGGCTGGGATGTATTGGATCCAGTAGAAACGTTGCGTGAGCAGGTTGAAGCTTTGCGTCCACAGGTGGATGTAGTCGTTATCTTGTCCCACTTGGGGATTTCAACAGACCGCAGATTGGCCGAACAGATCCAGGGCATTGATGTCATTTTGGGCGGACATACACATCATGTACTGGAAGAACCATTAGTCATTGGTCAAACGGTGCTTGGAGCGGCAGGCAAGTTTGGCCAGTGGCTCGGTAAAGTGGTTTTGGAACGGGAAAATGAAGGTAATGAACTTACATTGGTCAGCAGCGGCTGTGTTCCGGTCCAGAGCATGTTGCTCGAAGAAAGCGTATCGCTGGCTATAGACACCCACCGGATGGAAGCCGAGCGGGCACTGGGTCAGACAGCCGTTATTACGGACAGGACACTAATCATTGATTATGACCATGAGTCTCCGTTTGCGTCATTGCTTGCCCAGGCAGTTCGTCAGTTCACTGGAGCGCAGTTGTCTCTTGTTAACGCCGGACAGCTTCTTGGGGATCTTCCGCAGGGGAATATCACGAAAGGAATGTTACATTCCCTATGTCCATCTCCGATTAATGCCTGTACAATATGTTTGAATGGGAGTCAAATTCGTGAAGCATTGGAACAGTCTCTCTTGCCAGAGTTTTCACGTAAACCGATCATCGGATTCGGATTTCGCGGGGAGATTTTAGGAACATTGTGCATGGATGGAATGGATGTGGAGTATGATCCCCATTCGCCTCCATACGAGAAAATCCGTGCCATCTATATTGAGGGCGAGCCGATGCGTGATGAACAAGAATATGTGGTAGGAACACTCGACATGTTTACGTTTAATGTAGGTTATCCGTCCCTTGCTCTTGGAAGGGATACGTTGTATCGACTTCCCGAATTTATACGTGACCTGCTCGAAACGGAATTAAAAAGGCCAGGGGCGCTGGATGACAGCCTGCGATCCCGTTGGCATGAAATCTAA
- a CDS encoding HD-GYP domain-containing protein has translation MRLVHINLLQPGMKLGKRIYSEEGLVLLSEGVELTNRLIGRLKDLGIGYVYISDAATEDIIIPDMLQEETRRRALVEIKQQFQSMSGLKTKSRIPHFGKALSGLMNTILEDIGSQKEAMIMLMDMNASDFDLYNHSLNVCVYTLVLGVASGYTRQQLMEIGLGALLHDIGKTQIAPEILHKPAKLSDEEFKIIQQHTTYGHRILKDEPGIPLLAAHCALQHHERIDGSGYPFGLKDNEIHEYAKWLALADSYDAMTTNRVYKQALLPHQAVEVLYTGSGTLYEQRMLEKFRDCVAIYPLGISVTLSTGEIGVVADIHSRVPQRPRIRVLKDADGQTLSAPYEIDLSTALSVMITGVEGVDEATPAVSRGELF, from the coding sequence GTGCGTTTAGTACATATAAACCTATTGCAGCCTGGCATGAAGCTGGGGAAACGAATTTATAGTGAAGAGGGTTTGGTTCTGCTTAGCGAGGGAGTGGAGCTGACCAATCGGTTAATTGGACGTCTGAAGGATTTGGGGATTGGATATGTGTATATTTCGGATGCCGCAACAGAGGATATCATCATTCCGGATATGCTGCAGGAAGAGACCAGGCGTAGAGCGCTGGTCGAGATCAAACAGCAGTTTCAGAGTATGTCGGGTCTCAAAACCAAAAGCCGAATCCCTCACTTCGGAAAAGCACTTAGCGGGTTAATGAATACGATTCTGGAGGACATTGGCAGTCAGAAGGAAGCGATGATTATGCTGATGGATATGAACGCCAGTGATTTTGATCTGTATAATCATTCTCTCAATGTGTGTGTGTATACGCTGGTACTTGGTGTGGCATCGGGCTATACTCGTCAGCAGTTAATGGAAATTGGACTGGGAGCCCTATTGCATGATATTGGTAAAACGCAGATCGCTCCAGAAATTTTGCATAAGCCTGCCAAATTAAGCGATGAGGAATTTAAAATCATACAGCAGCATACTACATATGGACATCGTATTCTCAAAGATGAACCGGGTATTCCGCTTCTTGCTGCCCATTGCGCATTACAACACCATGAACGGATTGATGGCAGCGGGTATCCTTTTGGTTTGAAGGACAATGAGATTCATGAGTATGCCAAATGGCTGGCCCTTGCTGATTCGTATGATGCAATGACAACCAATCGGGTATATAAACAAGCCTTGCTGCCACATCAGGCTGTGGAAGTATTATACACGGGTTCAGGGACATTATATGAACAGCGAATGCTGGAGAAATTTCGGGACTGTGTAGCCATTTATCCTTTGGGTATTTCCGTCACGCTGAGTACGGGGGAGATCGGAGTTGTAGCAGACATCCATTCGCGCGTGCCGCAACGACCACGCATACGTGTTCTCAAGGATGCAGATGGACAGACATTAAGTGCACCTTATGAAATCGATTTGTCTACAGCGTTGTCTGTTATGATTACAGGCGTTGAAGGTGTGGATGAAGCTACGCCAGCTGTATCGCGTGGCGAATTATTTTGA
- the yfkAB gene encoding radical SAM/CxCxxxxC motif protein YfkAB, whose translation MTMLNSGSVEPMPLSPTNDPWDPIGSLRTYGRHVLTSVEMTVTHLCNMRCEHCAVGDMLTMREAPALPLPLMLKRLDEVEHLQTISLTGGEPSFSQKTVDEMIIPLLKYAKERGIRSQINSNLTLDYRRYEQLLPYLDVMHISFNYLNADDFHQVGFANSGRPVKREVAVKMYEKMIENSRKLSEAGMFISAESMINFRTHNKLEGIHQLIREMGCVRHEVHPMYNSNFASALPVLSLDHMRAAIHRLLDVRDKDMWMLFGTLPFFACSAAEQDRELINRLYSEPKVTVRNDPDGRNRVNVNMFTGNVYVTDFADIPAFGNIRDRKLDDVFHEWSAEHPLNQTVNCHCDAASCCGPNLLVADMYYKGVDFKSRKAITR comes from the coding sequence ATGACCATGCTAAACTCAGGATCGGTAGAGCCGATGCCTTTATCGCCGACTAATGATCCATGGGATCCGATCGGCTCTTTGCGTACATATGGACGCCATGTGCTGACCAGTGTAGAAATGACCGTAACACATCTGTGCAATATGCGCTGTGAGCATTGTGCGGTTGGAGATATGTTAACGATGCGCGAAGCACCTGCGCTTCCGCTGCCTCTGATGCTTAAAAGGCTGGATGAGGTGGAGCACCTTCAGACGATCAGTTTGACGGGCGGAGAGCCGAGCTTCAGCCAGAAGACTGTGGATGAGATGATTATTCCGCTCCTCAAATATGCCAAGGAACGGGGGATTCGTTCTCAGATCAACTCCAATCTGACACTCGATTACCGTCGGTACGAGCAGCTTCTGCCTTATTTGGACGTTATGCATATCTCATTCAACTATTTGAATGCCGATGACTTTCACCAAGTCGGTTTTGCCAACAGTGGTAGACCCGTAAAGCGGGAAGTCGCGGTGAAGATGTATGAGAAAATGATTGAAAATTCCCGTAAACTCAGTGAAGCGGGCATGTTTATCTCCGCGGAGTCTATGATCAATTTCCGTACCCATAACAAGCTTGAAGGCATTCACCAATTGATCCGTGAGATGGGCTGTGTCCGTCATGAAGTGCATCCGATGTATAATTCGAATTTTGCTTCTGCCCTGCCAGTGCTTTCTCTTGATCATATGAGAGCGGCGATTCATCGTTTGCTGGATGTACGTGACAAGGATATGTGGATGCTGTTTGGTACTTTACCATTCTTCGCTTGCAGTGCAGCTGAGCAGGATCGCGAACTCATCAACCGTCTGTACAGCGAGCCGAAGGTGACGGTTCGTAATGATCCCGACGGTCGTAACCGCGTTAATGTAAACATGTTCACCGGGAACGTGTACGTTACCGATTTTGCCGACATTCCGGCCTTTGGCAACATTCGTGATCGTAAGCTGGATGATGTATTCCATGAGTGGTCGGCGGAACATCCTCTGAACCAGACTGTGAACTGTCATTGTGATGCTGCTTCTTGCTGCGGCCCGAATCTGCTGGTGGCAGATATGTATTATAAAGGTGTGGATTTCAAATCGAGAAAAGCAATTACACGTTGA